A DNA window from Amycolatopsis sp. DSM 110486 contains the following coding sequences:
- a CDS encoding transcriptional regulator has product MADFDQLLLDPTRLAIVSLLAAAEWAEFGFVRDSVQLSDSALSKQVTTLSKNDYVEVRKGYVGKRPRTWLNLTTAGRATLAEHISALQAIAEKARADGALHSREAQAP; this is encoded by the coding sequence GTGGCCGACTTCGACCAGCTCCTGCTGGATCCAACAAGACTGGCCATCGTCTCCCTGCTCGCCGCCGCGGAATGGGCCGAGTTCGGATTCGTCCGGGACTCGGTGCAGCTCTCCGACTCCGCACTGTCCAAACAGGTCACCACACTGTCCAAGAACGACTACGTCGAAGTCCGCAAGGGCTACGTCGGCAAGCGGCCGCGCACCTGGCTCAACCTCACCACCGCCGGCCGCGCCACCCTCGCCGAGCACATCTCCGCCCTCCAGGCCATCGCCGAGAAAGCCCGCGCGGACGGCGCCCTTCATTCCCGTGAAGCGCAGGCTCCCTGA
- a CDS encoding protease pro-enzyme activation domain-containing protein, with protein MKTHKRFFRRSAVLATAAALGVMTATALPASAGTPGRVELPSPNPGDIGGTPHPLDAGRQVALRVYLADRPGLADAARAVSDPADARYGHFLTPAQVNHEFGPTTAQVSAVSAWVRAQGMTVTATNQHYLAVSATVVQADAAFATQISEFDTVISGPKGSTTIREAGVVGGFSVPAAVAGNIVSVTGIDQLALGNTSTSAAATRANAAKATDFPCSQYWGQHTQPIPPAFGHTTAPTQLCGYTPDQVRHAYGLTSSPYTGKGTTVAVLLSGHTPTLEADSNRFFAAHGEPVFAPGQYTENIGPDADSTCETKGGAPTEEEAIDVQSAHLAAPDAHIVYLGIDCADFDVDLLPSWLDGVTRIVDEHLADVASGSFGLPELGFSPASMAPWDPILQQGALEGIGFDFSSGDGGGGGVDDDPLFPASDPWSTAVGGTSLAIGADGSVVADYPWGDRLTSINAAGTGYDAPPPGVFQDGSGGGISRKFPEPAYQKHIVPDSLATHGRTAAAGRVIPDVSAGAGNGWLIGATGLSDPDAGYEELPEGGGTSASAPLIAGLEADAMQAAGHPLGFANPVFYGLAGGNALRDILPVDPADPPIALGAQDFTDIDPGRLTTFGEDDALTATPGYDDVTGLGAPTPAFVGALGRRF; from the coding sequence GGCCTCCGCGGGGACGCCCGGGCGCGTCGAGTTGCCCAGCCCGAACCCCGGGGACATCGGCGGCACGCCGCACCCGCTCGACGCCGGCCGGCAGGTGGCGCTGCGCGTGTACCTGGCCGACCGGCCGGGGCTGGCGGATGCCGCGCGGGCGGTGTCCGACCCGGCCGACGCCCGCTACGGCCACTTCCTCACGCCCGCCCAGGTCAACCACGAGTTCGGCCCGACCACGGCGCAGGTCTCCGCCGTCAGCGCGTGGGTGAGAGCGCAGGGGATGACGGTCACCGCGACGAACCAGCACTACCTCGCGGTGAGCGCGACCGTCGTGCAGGCCGATGCCGCGTTCGCCACGCAGATCAGCGAGTTCGACACGGTCATCAGCGGGCCGAAGGGCTCGACGACGATCCGCGAAGCCGGTGTCGTGGGCGGGTTTTCGGTGCCGGCGGCGGTGGCCGGGAACATCGTCAGCGTGACGGGGATCGACCAGCTGGCCCTGGGCAACACAAGCACGAGCGCGGCCGCAACCCGAGCAAACGCCGCAAAAGCCACGGACTTCCCCTGCTCCCAGTACTGGGGCCAGCACACTCAGCCGATCCCGCCGGCCTTCGGCCACACCACCGCCCCCACCCAGCTCTGCGGCTACACCCCCGACCAGGTGCGCCACGCGTACGGCCTGACCTCGAGCCCGTACACCGGCAAGGGCACGACCGTTGCCGTCCTGCTCAGCGGCCACACCCCCACACTGGAGGCCGACTCGAACCGCTTCTTCGCCGCACACGGTGAGCCCGTCTTCGCGCCGGGGCAGTACACCGAGAACATCGGCCCGGACGCGGACAGCACGTGCGAGACGAAGGGCGGCGCGCCGACGGAGGAGGAGGCGATCGACGTCCAGTCGGCGCACCTCGCGGCGCCCGACGCGCACATCGTTTACCTCGGCATCGACTGCGCCGACTTCGACGTGGACCTGCTGCCGAGCTGGCTGGACGGGGTGACGCGGATCGTCGACGAGCACCTGGCCGACGTCGCGTCCGGTTCGTTCGGCCTGCCGGAGCTGGGCTTCTCGCCGGCGTCGATGGCGCCGTGGGACCCGATCCTGCAGCAGGGCGCGCTGGAGGGCATCGGGTTCGACTTCTCCAGCGGCGACGGCGGCGGTGGGGGTGTCGACGACGACCCGCTGTTCCCGGCGTCGGACCCGTGGAGCACGGCCGTCGGCGGGACGAGCCTCGCCATCGGCGCGGACGGCTCCGTGGTCGCCGACTACCCGTGGGGCGACCGCCTCACGTCGATCAACGCGGCCGGAACGGGTTACGACGCGCCGCCGCCCGGTGTGTTCCAGGACGGTTCCGGCGGCGGCATCAGCCGGAAGTTCCCCGAACCCGCCTACCAGAAGCACATCGTGCCTGACAGCCTCGCCACGCACGGCCGCACCGCCGCGGCGGGCCGCGTCATCCCCGACGTCTCGGCCGGCGCCGGCAACGGCTGGCTCATCGGCGCGACCGGCCTGTCCGACCCCGACGCCGGCTACGAGGAACTCCCCGAGGGTGGTGGCACGAGCGCGTCGGCGCCGCTGATCGCGGGCCTCGAGGCCGACGCGATGCAGGCCGCCGGGCACCCGCTCGGGTTCGCCAATCCCGTGTTCTACGGGCTGGCCGGTGGCAACGCGCTGCGCGACATCCTGCCCGTGGACCCGGCCGACCCGCCGATCGCGCTCGGCGCGCAGGACTTCACCGACATCGACCCCGGCCGGCTGACCACCTTCGGCGAGGACGACGCGCTCACCGCCACCCCCGGCTACGACGACGTGACCGGCCTCGGCGCGCCGACACCGGCGTTCGTCGGCGCTCTCGGGAGGAGGTTCTGA
- a CDS encoding RNA polymerase sigma factor, whose product MTSDAELIGRSLDGDGEAFVEVITRHEGAIGAYLARRVGRDAAEDLLGEVWVAAFASRSTYDRSFPEARPWLYGVALNTLRRHWRSRPAEDLVPDAGDLANGWDPWSAVDARVDTQAGLRAALAELKPEEREVLTLVAWEDLTVADAARVLGLPAGTARRLLHQARKALRNAPEVAALLTNLTTVKEGL is encoded by the coding sequence ATGACGTCGGACGCGGAACTGATCGGCAGGTCGCTCGACGGCGACGGGGAAGCCTTCGTGGAGGTGATCACCCGGCACGAAGGCGCGATCGGCGCGTACCTCGCCCGGCGGGTCGGCCGTGACGCGGCGGAGGACCTGCTCGGCGAAGTGTGGGTGGCGGCCTTCGCGTCCCGGAGCACGTACGACCGGTCGTTCCCCGAGGCGCGCCCGTGGCTCTACGGCGTCGCGCTCAACACCCTGCGCCGGCACTGGCGGTCGCGGCCGGCCGAGGACCTCGTGCCGGACGCAGGGGATCTCGCGAACGGCTGGGACCCCTGGTCGGCTGTCGACGCCCGCGTCGACACGCAGGCGGGGCTGCGGGCGGCCCTGGCGGAGCTCAAACCGGAGGAACGCGAGGTCCTGACCCTGGTCGCCTGGGAGGACCTGACCGTCGCCGACGCGGCGCGGGTGCTCGGCCTGCCGGCCGGGACCGCGCGCCGCCTGTTGCACCAGGCCCGGAAGGCGCTGCGGAACGCGCCTGAAGTGGCCGCGCTCTTGACGAATCTCACCACTGTGAAGGAGGGCTTGTGA